The following proteins are encoded in a genomic region of Candidatus Aminicenantes bacterium:
- a CDS encoding CapA family protein, with product MAWLSRLLGGILCLVLTGVVSALPAGGAAEEVVIVAGGDVLLDRGVRSAPGFAGDGRELFKFIQPVLADADIAFANLECPLASECYCLPKAYCLRGDPEKAQGLSAAGFDLLTLANNHVYDCGREAISSTVSVLTACGVQVAGAGADLAAASRPAVFNIRGVKVAIAAFTQFPLEGLCWDPARPTPALCSCAEMAERVKRIRKDVDLLIVSIHWGLEYSPLPSESQLATANALVEAGADVIVGHHPHVVQPCEKIGSHWVAYSLGNLVFDSRRPEARLAALIVVRFNNKTRALTVRFLPLEIRQDRPEPAAAPEELKIVRSLNGLAEAQAWMADGGLIAHAGETRVSSGKGAP from the coding sequence ATGGCTTGGCTCTCCCGTTTGCTTGGCGGCATTCTTTGCCTTGTTCTCACAGGCGTCGTGTCGGCCTTGCCGGCCGGCGGCGCGGCGGAAGAGGTGGTGATCGTCGCCGGTGGAGATGTGCTGTTGGACCGCGGCGTACGCTCGGCGCCAGGTTTTGCCGGGGACGGCAGGGAGCTTTTTAAATTCATCCAGCCGGTATTGGCCGACGCCGACATCGCCTTCGCCAACCTCGAGTGCCCGCTCGCCAGCGAATGCTACTGCCTTCCCAAGGCCTATTGCCTCCGGGGCGATCCGGAAAAAGCGCAGGGATTGTCCGCCGCAGGCTTCGACCTGCTGACGCTGGCCAACAACCATGTGTACGATTGCGGCCGCGAGGCGATCAGCAGCACGGTTAGCGTCTTGACGGCTTGCGGCGTCCAGGTCGCCGGGGCGGGTGCCGATCTCGCCGCAGCGAGCCGCCCAGCGGTTTTCAACATCAGGGGGGTCAAGGTCGCCATTGCGGCCTTCACCCAGTTCCCGCTGGAGGGCCTGTGCTGGGATCCCGCCCGGCCGACGCCAGCGCTTTGTTCTTGCGCAGAAATGGCGGAGCGGGTCAAGAGGATCAGGAAGGACGTTGACCTGCTGATCGTGAGCATTCACTGGGGATTGGAGTATTCGCCGCTTCCCAGCGAGAGCCAGCTCGCGACGGCAAACGCCCTGGTTGAGGCCGGGGCCGATGTGATCGTCGGACATCATCCCCACGTGGTTCAACCCTGCGAAAAGATCGGTTCGCATTGGGTGGCGTACAGCCTGGGGAACCTGGTGTTCGATTCGCGTCGTCCCGAAGCCAGGCTGGCGGCGTTGATCGTGGTCCGCTTCAACAATAAGACGCGCGCACTGACGGTCCGGTTCCTGCCGCTGGAGATCAGGCAGGATCGTCCCGAGCCAGCGGCGGCGCCAGAGGAGCTGAAGATCGTCCGCTCCCTGAACGGCCTTGCCGAGGCGCAGGCATGGATGGCGGACGGAGGCCTGATTGCCCATGCAGGCGAAACACGGGTCTCCTCGGGCAAAGGCGCACCATGA